DNA sequence from the Coleofasciculus sp. FACHB-1120 genome:
TCTGGTGGGTGCGGTGCTAGCCTATCAGACCAATCATTCGTTTAGTTTTGCAAGTTTGCGTGGGGCACCGCCGGAGGCACTGGCACTCATCTTTCTGGGACTCTTGGTTAAGGGGGGAATTTTTGTATCGGGATTGTGGTTGCCGTTAACTCACTCCGAATCGGAAACGCCGGTATCAGCGATGCTGTCGGGAGTTGTAGTCAAAGCTGGAGTCTATCCGCTAGTGCGTTGTGCGCTGATAGTGGAGGAACTCGATCCGCTCATCCGGCTATTCGGAGTGGGAACGGCACTGCTAGGCGTGTTCTATGCCGTCTTTGAAAAAGATACCAAGCGGATGCTGGCATTCCATACCGTTTCGCAGTTAGGCTTTGTCCTCGCTGCCCCAATCGTAGGTGGCTTTTATGCACTGACTCACGGCTTAGTCAAATCGGCACTCTTCCTGATTGCAGGTACTTTACCGAGCCGCAATTTCAAGGAGTTGCAACACAAGCCGATCAAAACAACGGTCTGGATTGCTCTGGTTATCGCCAGCTTCTCGATCTCAGGCTTTCCCTTATTGTCTGGCTTTGGGGCGAAGGTGTTGACGGCGAAGAATTTTCTGCCCTGGCAAACAATTGCCATGAACGTTGCGGCTTTGGGAACAGCAATCTCGTTTGCCAAATTCATATTCTTGCCGCATAAAGCAGACGGCGAGGAGGCAGTAAAGCCCGGTTTCTGGTCAGCTGTAATCCTGCTGCTCGGTGGTCTGTTTATAGCAAACATTGCCTATTACGAGGCATATACCCTTGCGAATATCGTAAAACCACTAGCAACCATCGGTCTTGGTTGGTTGGCGTATCTCTTGATTTTCAAACGAACCGTACTCAAGCTGCCCCGTGTGGTGGAGGAATTTGAGCATTTGATCGGTGGAATGAGTCTAATGTTGCTCCTGCTCTTCTGGATGGTGATGGCATGATTGGACACTTAAATCTGATATTTCGACTGGCCATCTGGTTTTTGCTCACCGCTAATCTGAGCGTGGCAAATATCATCATCGGCGTCAGCATCGCACTCCTATTACCAGGACGGCCCAAAACCCCGGAAGCATTAAACGATTGGCTGCGGGCGCTGTGGGAAACTCTCGTGGCGATTCCGCAGGCATATAAGGAAGCCTTTGAAATGATCCTCCGTCCCCACAATTACGAAGAGGTGACGATGGAGCGAGTCAAACCCGGACGGACAACCGGACTCATCTTCCTGGATATATTTCTGATCACCTTTACGCCCACAAGCATTGTCTTGAAGTATCACGAAAATGGCTGGTACGAAGTCCACTGGGTGCGACGGAGAAAAAAAGCATGAACTTGGTACTGATTCCAATGATTCTGGCTCTGCTCATACCCATGTATGAGGCTTGGCAAGATGATGATATTTGGCAAAAAATGTTGGCATTTGCCAGTATTGCGACTAAGACATCAATCATGATCCTGGTTGTATCTGTCTTACGGGATGATTGGATGCTCGGTGTTACAGGGGTAATCATCCTGAGCGTAGGTAATGCCGGATTAATGTTGTTGGCACAAGTCCTTAAACGAATAAATGAACTATGATCGACGCGCTTAGTTATACCTGCATAGGTATAGGAATTTTCTTCTGGTTTTGGGGAACCTTTCCCCTGCTCGGTCATCGCTCGGTATTATTCAAGCTACATACTCTTTCGGTTGCCGATACCCTAGGGAGCATGATCATTATCGTCGGACTGCTCCTGAAGATACCGAGCGAATGGCCGCTGCTCATCCTTGGCATTATCACCTTGGCAATCTGGAATACTGTGCTGGGGTATGTGTTGGCTTACTGTTCCAGCAGTGGAGGTAGCCATGAATGATAGCTATATCTATGTCATAACCGCCCTGCTGCCGTTGTCCGCGCTCATGCTGTTACTTCAGTCCAATCCATACCATGCCTTGGTAATCCAGGGAATAGTGGGAGCAGTCGCAGCATTGGTATTTGCGGTTTTGGGGGCGGCGGATGTGGCTTTGACCCAAGCCTTGATGGGTACTCTGCTGGCGATTACGCTTTATGCGATCGCGGTGCGTTCATCGCTGGTGATGCGTCTTGGTGTACTCGAAGATGGGGCGATCAAGACAGATGACGAGTCCCATTTTG
Encoded proteins:
- a CDS encoding cation:proton antiporter, yielding MNTITIAWIALPFFLGFTIYLLPKLDRYLALFTAFVSAGYALQLFVTQSPLTLQLLDNFGVTLIVDQVSGYFILTNALVTAAVILYCWHSDKTAFFYTQIVILHGSINAAFACADFISLYVALEVSGIAAFLLIAYPRTDRSIWVALRYLFISNTAMLFYLVGAVLAYQTNHSFSFASLRGAPPEALALIFLGLLVKGGIFVSGLWLPLTHSESETPVSAMLSGVVVKAGVYPLVRCALIVEELDPLIRLFGVGTALLGVFYAVFEKDTKRMLAFHTVSQLGFVLAAPIVGGFYALTHGLVKSALFLIAGTLPSRNFKELQHKPIKTTVWIALVIASFSISGFPLLSGFGAKVLTAKNFLPWQTIAMNVAALGTAISFAKFIFLPHKADGEEAVKPGFWSAVILLLGGLFIANIAYYEAYTLANIVKPLATIGLGWLAYLLIFKRTVLKLPRVVEEFEHLIGGMSLMLLLLFWMVMA
- a CDS encoding monovalent cation/H(+) antiporter subunit G, which encodes MIDALSYTCIGIGIFFWFWGTFPLLGHRSVLFKLHTLSVADTLGSMIIIVGLLLKIPSEWPLLILGIITLAIWNTVLGYVLAYCSSSGGSHE
- a CDS encoding cation:proton antiporter — translated: MIGHLNLIFRLAIWFLLTANLSVANIIIGVSIALLLPGRPKTPEALNDWLRALWETLVAIPQAYKEAFEMILRPHNYEEVTMERVKPGRTTGLIFLDIFLITFTPTSIVLKYHENGWYEVHWVRRRKKA